From the genome of Sinanaerobacter sp. ZZT-01:
GAACATCTCGTTCAGAGGAAGCATTGAGACTGATTTATCAAGAGCAACGATCTTTTGATTTGGTTTTTCTGGCATCGATTCAAAAAGAAGAGAATGGTTTTTGCTTAGCAGAGAAAATAAGAAAAGAATCAAGATATAAACTAACGCCGATTATTTTTATTACGGATAAAGCATTTCATGGATTGGCATATATTTCTCGCAATGAAACAAATAGCTTCTTAATAAATCCGCTTTTAGATCAAAATTCATCAGGAGCGTTAAGTCAATTCCTTGAAGACTCGGTTAAAGAGAAAATGCGTTTGCACGAATCAAGACTAATTTACATAAAGCATTTTGAGGGAGAAACGTTTTTAAATACCGATTCCATTTTATTTTTAGAGGCTAGAAGTAAAAGTTGCATTGTATATACGGTGGAGGGAATTATGCAATGCAAAAGAGAAGGTCTTACTAAGTTGTTAGAACGGCTGAATGTGCCTTATATAATGAAGTGTCATCGCTGCTTTGCAGTGAACGTGAAAAAAGTAAAAGACTGCAAAAAATTAAACCGCAGGCTTTGGGCATTTTATTTTAATGAAAGAGAGGAGGTCTGCTATGTAAGCGAAACGTTTTATAAGGTAATAAAAAGGAAGTGTCATTTCGTTCCATAGAGTGCCCTTTCGGGTGTGACTGCTTGTTTTTTCAAATCCAAACCGTATAATAAGATTTAGATCATGGTAAAGGAGGAGAAGCGTATGCATACAAATAAGATAAACATTCGGATGGCTCAGAAAGAGGATGCAGATTTAATCGTTAAATACATAAAAGATCTTGCAGCGTATGAACGTGAGCTGGATCAGGTATCTGTAACGGTACAAGCAATTGAACAGGAGATGTTTGAAAAGCAGGGTGCAGAGGCTTTGCTTGCAGAAATAGACGGCAAACCGGCAGGCTTTGCTTTATTTCATCGAAGCTTCTCTACTTTTCTAGGTAAATCGGGGATTACATTGGTTGATCTTTATGTAGAGCCGCATATGAGAGGAAAAGGGTGCGGAAAACAAATGGTGGCTCATCTGGCCTATTTGGCTGAGAGTAATAAAATGAAGCGCTTGGAATGGTGGGTTCATGATTGGAATCGGGATGCGATGAAGCATTACCAAAATTGGGGTGCATTTCAAGTTCCGTATATTCGAGTTTGTCGACTTTGTGATGATGCATTAAGATCTTTAGCAAGTCAATCATTTTGTGAAGCAGCAGAGAAAAGAGAGCGCTTGCTTGAAACGGATCGTCTTTGGGTTACAAAAGCAAGAGAAGTAGATATTGAAAGCATCATAGCTTTGGAAAGTCACAGTGAAAATAGAGATTATCTTTGGATTGGTACGCCGGAGGAACATAGAAAAGAAATTTATGATCCAAACCATGAGTTGCTGGTTTTTGAAGAAAAAGTAAGCAAAAAAATGGTAGGATATGCTTTAAATCGTTTGGACTATATTTCAAACAAGTGGGAATTAAGGCGTATTGCCATTTCAGAAAAAAGACGAGGCTATGGAAAAGAGGTTATAAAAGGGCTTTTGGAATATGCCTTTCATGAATTAAATATGAATCGTTTTTGGTTGGATGTATATCCGGATAATGTGGGTGGAATAAAGCTGTATGAAGGTCTTGGTATGCATTGTGACGGCGTGTTACGCCAAAATTATAAAAGTCAAAGAGGGTATATAGACCAAATTATTTACTCTATATTGCGGGAAGAGTATAATGGAGAAAATCAGTTATTAGATTAGAACGACTGATAGATATTTTGAACTTTAAATAATTTAATGGATTGTATTTTTAAGATAATAAGTAGAGGTCATGGTATGGCATTATTACCTTTTGCCTGTTTAGGCATTGGCATCTTGGTAGGAGTATTTAATAGAAGCAAAAGGTTTTTGGGGGTTTCTGATCGAGTCGCAACCGTCTCTCTTATTTTGCTTATGGCAACAATAGGAACAAACATAGGAATGAATGAGTCGATAATGAGTCGTTTTTCAAACATTGGATTTAATTGTATTGTAATTTCTATTTCTACAATCTTATTTAGTGTAATGATTACTTATTGTTTTGAAAGAACTCTCTTGCCGCTCGAAGAAATTGACAAGGATTTAAAACTTAGAAAACTTAGTTTAGAGAATCATTTATTAGATGAGTTGCAAGAAATTGATTCGCAGGCGAGCAATGAAAAGAAGATTACCGGATTGGTTTGGATTATGCCAAGCAGCA
Proteins encoded in this window:
- a CDS encoding LytR/AlgR family response regulator transcription factor, which codes for MVSILLVDSNRSRCAMIAEIIIMSLTEEVELLRTSRSEEALRLIYQEQRSFDLVFLASIQKEENGFCLAEKIRKESRYKLTPIIFITDKAFHGLAYISRNETNSFLINPLLDQNSSGALSQFLEDSVKEKMRLHESRLIYIKHFEGETFLNTDSILFLEARSKSCIVYTVEGIMQCKREGLTKLLERLNVPYIMKCHRCFAVNVKKVKDCKKLNRRLWAFYFNEREEVCYVSETFYKVIKRKCHFVP
- a CDS encoding GNAT family N-acetyltransferase, producing MHTNKINIRMAQKEDADLIVKYIKDLAAYERELDQVSVTVQAIEQEMFEKQGAEALLAEIDGKPAGFALFHRSFSTFLGKSGITLVDLYVEPHMRGKGCGKQMVAHLAYLAESNKMKRLEWWVHDWNRDAMKHYQNWGAFQVPYIRVCRLCDDALRSLASQSFCEAAEKRERLLETDRLWVTKAREVDIESIIALESHSENRDYLWIGTPEEHRKEIYDPNHELLVFEEKVSKKMVGYALNRLDYISNKWELRRIAISEKRRGYGKEVIKGLLEYAFHELNMNRFWLDVYPDNVGGIKLYEGLGMHCDGVLRQNYKSQRGYIDQIIYSILREEYNGENQLLD